Genomic segment of Nocardiopsis mwathae:
TTGAGAGGTTTCGCGTGGCAGAGGGTGCCAACACCACACCGGCCTACGCCGCCGCCGGTGTCGACATCGCCGCCGGTGAGCGTGCGGTTGACCTGATGAAGCGGCACGTGGCGCGCACCCGGCGGCCGGAGCAGGTGACCGACGCCAGCGGCTTCGCCGGGCTGTTCCGCCTGGACGTCGCGAAGTACCGGGCTCCGGTGCTGGCCACCTCCACCGACGGGGTGGGCACCAAGGTGCTGCTGGCCCAGCAGCTGGACCGGCACGACACCATCGGCATCGACCTGGTCGGGATGGTGGTCGACGACCTCGTGGTCAGCGGCGCCGAACCGCTGTTCATGACCGACTACATCGCCTGCGGCGCGGTGGTGCCCGAGCGCATCGCCGAGATCGTCGGCGGCATCGCCGAGGGCTGCCACCAGGCGGGGTGCGCGCTGATCGGGGGCGAGACCGCCGAGCACCCGGGGGCGATGGAGCCCGACGAGTACGATCTCGCGGGTGCGGGCACCGGCGTCGTCGAGGCCGACGCGGTCCTGGGTCCCGACCGCGTGCGGGAGGGGGACGCGGTCATCGCGATGGCGTCTTCAGGCCTGCACTCCAACGGGTACTCGCTGGTCCGTCACGTGGTCGACCGGGCCGATCTGGACCTGCACGCGTACGTCGACGAGCTGGGCGGGGTACTGGGCGAGGTGCTGCTGACCCCCACGCGCGTCTACGCCAAGGACTGCATGGCGCTGACGGCCGGGGCGGAGGTGCACGCCTTCTCCCACATCACCGGCGGCGGGCTGGCCGCCAACCTGGCGCGCTCACTGCCGGACGGCGTCGACATCACCATCGACCGCGCGAACTGGACGCCCCACCCGGTGTTCTCCTACATCGCCGAGCAGGGCGGCATCTCACGGGAGGACATGGAGGCCACGTTCAACATGGGCGTGGGCATGGTCGCGATCGTCTCGGCCGACTCGGCCGACGCCGCTCTCGCCGTGCTGGCGGAGCGCGGGCTGACCGCGTGGACCATGGGAACGGTGGCCCCGGGATCCGGGCAGGTGCGACTCGTCGGTGAGCACGGCTGACGCGGCGCGCGCAGGGTTTTCCGCGCACACAGATATAGCCGGTCCGACCCACCTGAGGCGGCTCGGACCGGCTATATCTGCCTGCGTATCAGCGGAACCCGGTGATGCGGATGTTGCGCGTTCACTCCGACTGCGTGCGCAGCGGGAGCGGCGGCTCAGCGGTAGCTGTCCGACCGCTCAGAGCGCTCGGAGTCGTCCTCCGAGGACTCGTCATCGGTCGGGTACTTGTCCGCGTAGTCCGCATAACGGTCGACCAGGTCGTCGTATGGGTCCCCATAGGTGGAATCCGTCGGCTCCGAGTACCGGTCCGGACTCCCCGTATTGCCCTCAGCGACACCCAGCTCCGACCGCAGCCTGTCAAGGTCGGTCCCGCCGGAGCTGTACTTCAGCCTCCGAGCGACCTTCTGCTGCTTGGCCTTGGCTCGGCCGCGCCCCATTGGCTCGACCCCCTCAACGATTGGGTTTGGCGAAACCCCAGATCACTAGCAAAACCGCACTGCCGGGCTGACGGCCGTCATCGCACTGACGACAGGCGCCAGCTTACGTACGGATACAACCGTACCCGGTCTGGGACCAACCTGCCTACGCCGCCCTTGGTTAACAGGCCGCACGGCACACCACCCGGACGCTCCACAGCGCCGCACCGGGCGTGTCACGGTCCCCTTTAGGACCATTGTCCCCCGAGGACACCATCCATGGCGAGTGGGCACACGGGGAACGGCCGGAGGCGACGTCGTCCCGGATCAAAGTACCCGAGATCACCCGACTCCGACTTCCCCGGCGGGCGTGTGCGGCCCGCCTCCGACCGCGGACTATGACGTCCGATCTTGTATGCCACCATTCGATGGTGCTTCCTTACACCGCCTACCTCCGCGTCTACCAGCCTGTCACCGCGCTGCCGCGCCGGGAGCAGGCGTACTGGAGGACGTATGCCGAGTCCTCCGCGAACACCGGACGCGCCGAGGCGCTGGCGGCCGAGCACGCCGACACGGTCCACCGGCTGGTGGCCACGCCGCCGGTCCTCGCCCCGGAGCGGGAGAGCAGGGACGCCTACGTGCGTGTGTGGGGCGGAGGCGTCTACGTCTGCCCGTGGCAGACGCGGCTGCGCTCGTGGCTGGCGGTGCGCGAGTTCCGGTCGGCCACTCCCGCACGGATCAGCGCGGCGTTCGTCCCCGAGCCCGTCGCCCTGGCCGCAGAGGAGGCCTTCCAGCGCTGGCGCGACCAGGGCGAGCCGCTGCGTACCCACATCCTCACCAGTACCTGGGGCATCCCCCTTCCCTGGTTCGCTCCGTTCGCCGCCGGGGAGCGCCGGCTGGTGCTGGACGCGGGGCCGGATCCGGCCACGGCGCGCGGCGATGC
This window contains:
- the purM gene encoding phosphoribosylformylglycinamidine cyclo-ligase, with the protein product MAEGANTTPAYAAAGVDIAAGERAVDLMKRHVARTRRPEQVTDASGFAGLFRLDVAKYRAPVLATSTDGVGTKVLLAQQLDRHDTIGIDLVGMVVDDLVVSGAEPLFMTDYIACGAVVPERIAEIVGGIAEGCHQAGCALIGGETAEHPGAMEPDEYDLAGAGTGVVEADAVLGPDRVREGDAVIAMASSGLHSNGYSLVRHVVDRADLDLHAYVDELGGVLGEVLLTPTRVYAKDCMALTAGAEVHAFSHITGGGLAANLARSLPDGVDITIDRANWTPHPVFSYIAEQGGISREDMEATFNMGVGMVAIVSADSADAALAVLAERGLTAWTMGTVAPGSGQVRLVGEHG
- a CDS encoding DUF3073 domain-containing protein, which gives rise to MGRGRAKAKQQKVARRLKYSSGGTDLDRLRSELGVAEGNTGSPDRYSEPTDSTYGDPYDDLVDRYADYADKYPTDDESSEDDSERSERSDSYR